The following DNA comes from bacterium.
AGCATCTGAATACCACCGTCTTTTAAGGCTTGAAGAACTGACTGAGTATCCACCCGGCGTTTGTGCTCATTATTGCCGAGAATGCCAAACACCCCTAGACGTGAAGGGAGGTTTTCAAAAACCTTAATGGCATGATCGGGGTTGGAATTGCGCCAGATGTAATCTCCCAAAGTAAATACCGCATCTACAGGTTCGGCCATTAATAACCGATGTATTTTTTGCTCGATTAAGCCATACCGAGTTGAATGCAAATCAGTCACGACATGAACTTTGAAGCCATCCAACTTAGCTGGTAGGTTTGGGAGATGAAGGTTTAAGCGGACATGTTTTAGCCATCGTGGCTCTATTAGGGAGCCATAGGCAAGAATAAGCGCTGCCGATCCTAGGGATTCTATGAACATGGTTCGAGAACTGCTACAACGGTAACACCGACAGGTAGGCTGACGTGGCGAATGACTCGGCTTTCCATCCGCTGTAGCCCCTCTAAAGCGCTGTTAGCCCAGTTTGGGAGGGGGATTATCGATGCTTCAGGCGCTTTGCCTTTGTCACGACATTTGCTAATCACCCTCATGAGGGCAACAACCGGAAATAGAAGGGACAGGGCATGAGACATTTTGCTCACTCTGAAGTTGGCAGTTTTAATCTTTCGTTTAAGTTCTCGGGCAGTATATCGGCGCACATGCCCGAGGGCTAGGTCATGGTTACCCCAAAGAAATTGATAGGCAGGAACCGTTACGACTA
Coding sequences within:
- a CDS encoding metallophosphoesterase, which translates into the protein MFIESLGSAALILAYGSLIEPRWLKHVRLNLHLPNLPAKLDGFKVHVVTDLHSTRYGLIEQKIHRLLMAEPVDAVFTLGDYIWRNSNPDHAIKVFENLPSRLGVFGILGNNEHKRRVDTQSVLQALKDGGIQML